ATCCAGCCGAAACAAGGTCATCCGCGTCGCCGGACTCTCGGCGGCGGAGGTCCGCAAGCGCCTTGGATTCCAGTAGGACCAAGCGCGAGGAATACGTGCGCGTGTTGTCCACCCCCGAAACAAGCAGGTATCAATGAATCTCTACGCAATCGTCGTCGCAGTCATCGTTGTAGCTCTGCTTACGGTCAGCATCTCGCAAATCCGCAAAGTCAAGACCAAGGCCGACTACCTCGTCGCTGGACGTTCCTTGCCCGCCTACGTCCTCGTTGCGACGCTGTTGTCCTCGTGGATTGGCGCCGGCTCTCTCTTCGCAGGCGCGGAGAACGCCTTCCGCAACGGCTTTGCCGCGCTCTGGCAACCGGCTGGCGGATGGGTCGCCCTGGTTATCATGTATTTCGTCGCGCCCCGCGCGCGCAAGTTTGCGCAGTTCACCATCCCCGACCTTCTGGAGACGCGGTACAACACCGCGGCTCGCGTGCTTGGAACCATCGCGATCCTGTTCGCATTCACCGCCATAACCTCGTATCAGTTCCGCGCCGGCGGCGACATTATGCATCTCATCTTCCCCGAGATCGGTCGCCAACAGGGCACCATCATCATCGCCATTTTTGTGATCGCGTTCACGGCGCTCGCCGGCATGGCGTCGGTCGCTTACATGGACGTTGTCATCGGACTTCTCATCACCGTCACAGGCGTTATAGCCGCACCCATGCTGCTCAGCCACGTTGGCGGATGGACAGCGTTGCATGACAAGCTGCCACTTTCGCATTTCACGCTGTTCGGCGAATTCGGCGTCCGCGACGGAGTGGATCACGGCACTGGTGCTGCACTGCTGCATGCCCTCGAATATTTCTTCCCCACCTTCCTGCTCATGCTCGGCAACCAGAGCATGTATCAAAAATTCTTTTCCGCTAAATCCGAGAAAGACGCGAAGATGGCCGTCGCCGGCTGGTTCGTAGGCACGGGCATCCTTGAGACCCTTATCGTCGCCATCGCCGTCTTCGGCTCAGCCCTGTACTTCACCATGCCGCGCGCTGAACTGAACCCGCGTGAAATCATCCCGTTCACCGCGCGTCACGCGTTGCCGAGCTTTATCGGCGCACTGCTGATGGGTGCTGTCTTCGCTAAAGTCATCTCAACGGCTAACAATTACCTGTTCTCGCCGGCGACCAACCTCATCAATGACGTTTACACCCGCTTCATCAACAAAGGCGCGTCCAACAGGAACATCCTTTTCGTATCGCGCTTCCTCGTCGTGCTCCTCGGAATCTGGGCGCTCTTCCAGGGCATCGGCTTGGAATCGATTCTGGCAAAGGCTATGTATGCTTACACCATCTACTCGGCGGCAATTACGCCGGTGGTGATGGCAGCCTTTTTCTGGCGTCGCACCACGGCCACGGCTGCCGTTACGT
This Clostridia bacterium DNA region includes the following protein-coding sequences:
- a CDS encoding sodium:solute symporter family protein; this translates as MNLYAIVVAVIVVALLTVSISQIRKVKTKADYLVAGRSLPAYVLVATLLSSWIGAGSLFAGAENAFRNGFAALWQPAGGWVALVIMYFVAPRARKFAQFTIPDLLETRYNTAARVLGTIAILFAFTAITSYQFRAGGDIMHLIFPEIGRQQGTIIIAIFVIAFTALAGMASVAYMDVVIGLLITVTGVIAAPMLLSHVGGWTALHDKLPLSHFTLFGEFGVRDGVDHGTGAALLHALEYFFPTFLLMLGNQSMYQKFFSAKSEKDAKMAVAGWFVGTGILETLIVAIAVFGSALYFTMPRAELNPREIIPFTARHALPSFIGALLMGAVFAKVISTANNYLFSPATNLINDVYTRFINKGASNRNILFVSRFLVVLLGIWALFQGIGLESILAKAMYAYTIYSAAITPVVMAAFFWRRTTATAAVTSIALGTTITIYWNEFPNYLPAGWAQRDAIFPALIVSLVALIVVSYITKPPRKEQLAPFFDNETA